The following proteins come from a genomic window of Flavobacterium crocinum:
- a CDS encoding ATP-dependent helicase produces the protein MTDPILENLNPKQLQAVKTTEGYVRVIAGAGSGKTKALTSRFAYIVDRLGINSSNILCVTFTNKAAQEMKKRVKALIGDLYDVSFITTYHGFCVRFLREEINKIHYPKNFIILDAEDQKTILRDVFTELDINSKNLTFKQVLRFISKQKSTSDYLGYMLDNKSFQDDEKDSLSSRVYQKYLDKQKRNYALDFDDLIHFTAFILDSNPDVLAKWQEMMHYIQVDEAQDSSDSQFHLVEMLSRVHQNLFLVGDPDQTIYEWRGAKPEYLVEFDRMFPDTKTIIMNQNYRSTPNILKVGNHIIKNNKVRVDKDMVTENPEGVEVVHFHGKNDFEETLWVASEIKEILKTENASYSDITILYRSNHLSRNIEQALIKENIPYAIFGGVRFFERKEIKDVLSFLRLIVQGDNFSFLRMFNHPSRGLGKKFLERLSFLAAEQNLSLLDALQRNIEDKELNKKGAADFLFLVSELKKEADQNSISDLVKIILDKSGLSELYRKDGDEDRLENIKELVSSMMLLEKENNAPVNIVEYLQEIALYTDLDKETENQDKVRLMTIHISKGLEFPYVFLCGFTEGVLPSALSIKERRKRAIEEERRLMYVAVTRAEKRFYMTDSEGFNFTTGLNKYPSRFLFEIKEEFYVRKGKLSPEILQVAQSSAAASKSSEDTAFRQGDFVMHPVWNRGRIESVDLEKNQYIVHFFEMDKEKPIDFAFRFLTAVSDAQEDPASPADLLELHNSLKNTPDPFENNDSTQDVLDKEVNSSDIFDQSADSSEKKWPE, from the coding sequence ATGACCGATCCAATATTAGAAAATTTAAACCCAAAACAGCTTCAGGCAGTAAAAACCACTGAAGGCTATGTAAGAGTTATTGCAGGAGCCGGATCTGGAAAAACCAAGGCGCTGACCTCACGTTTTGCTTATATAGTGGACCGGCTGGGAATCAACTCATCCAATATTCTCTGCGTGACTTTTACCAACAAGGCGGCGCAGGAAATGAAAAAAAGGGTTAAAGCGCTGATCGGAGATCTTTATGATGTTAGCTTCATCACAACCTACCACGGTTTCTGTGTGAGGTTTCTGCGTGAGGAAATCAACAAAATACACTATCCGAAGAATTTTATCATACTGGATGCAGAAGACCAGAAAACCATCCTTCGCGATGTGTTTACGGAATTGGACATCAATTCCAAAAACCTGACTTTCAAGCAGGTCTTAAGATTTATCTCCAAACAGAAAAGCACCTCGGATTACCTAGGCTATATGCTGGATAATAAAAGTTTTCAGGATGATGAAAAAGATTCGCTTTCAAGCCGTGTCTACCAGAAATACCTTGATAAGCAGAAGCGCAACTATGCATTGGATTTTGATGACCTGATCCATTTTACGGCATTTATACTGGATAGCAATCCCGACGTGCTTGCCAAATGGCAGGAAATGATGCATTATATACAGGTGGATGAGGCCCAGGACAGCTCTGACAGCCAGTTCCATCTGGTGGAAATGCTCTCGCGCGTTCACCAGAACTTGTTTCTTGTTGGCGATCCCGACCAGACCATTTATGAATGGAGAGGTGCCAAACCCGAATACCTTGTGGAATTTGACAGGATGTTTCCTGATACGAAGACCATAATAATGAACCAGAATTACCGCTCAACGCCAAACATCCTCAAAGTCGGCAACCATATTATTAAAAACAATAAGGTAAGAGTGGATAAGGATATGGTCACTGAGAATCCCGAAGGAGTTGAAGTGGTCCATTTTCATGGCAAAAATGACTTTGAGGAAACACTTTGGGTGGCATCGGAAATCAAAGAAATACTTAAAACGGAAAATGCATCCTATTCCGATATAACCATCTTATACCGTTCCAATCATCTTTCTAGAAATATCGAGCAGGCGCTAATTAAGGAAAACATTCCCTATGCCATATTTGGAGGCGTGCGTTTTTTCGAACGAAAGGAAATCAAGGATGTGCTTTCCTTTTTAAGGCTTATTGTGCAGGGAGACAATTTCTCATTTCTGCGCATGTTCAACCATCCATCCCGCGGACTGGGCAAAAAGTTTCTAGAAAGGCTGAGCTTTCTGGCAGCCGAGCAGAACCTTTCCCTGCTTGATGCGCTGCAGCGCAATATCGAAGATAAGGAACTCAATAAGAAAGGAGCGGCAGATTTTCTATTTTTGGTTTCAGAACTTAAAAAAGAGGCAGATCAGAATTCCATCTCGGATCTGGTCAAGATCATACTCGACAAAAGCGGGCTCTCCGAACTCTACCGCAAAGACGGCGATGAAGACAGGCTTGAAAATATAAAAGAGCTGGTAAGCTCCATGATGCTGCTCGAGAAAGAAAATAACGCGCCTGTCAATATTGTAGAATACCTGCAGGAAATAGCACTTTATACCGATCTTGATAAAGAGACCGAAAATCAGGATAAGGTTCGCCTGATGACTATTCACATCTCTAAAGGTCTTGAATTTCCATATGTATTCCTTTGCGGTTTTACCGAAGGGGTGCTGCCAAGTGCGCTTTCTATCAAAGAAAGGAGAAAAAGGGCAATTGAGGAGGAAAGAAGATTGATGTATGTAGCTGTTACAAGAGCAGAAAAGAGGTTCTATATGACCGACTCGGAAGGGTTTAATTTTACAACTGGGCTAAATAAATATCCTTCAAGATTCCTGTTTGAAATAAAAGAGGAATTTTATGTGCGTAAGGGAAAACTTTCACCTGAAATTCTTCAGGTGGCGCAGTCCTCAGCGGCCGCTTCCAAAAGCAGCGAAGATACGGCATTCAGACAGGGAGATTTTGTAATGCATCCGGTATGGAATAGAGGAAGGATAGAATCAGTTGATCTGGAGAAGAACCAGTACATTGTGCACTTTTTTGAAATGGATAAGGAAAAGCCTATTGATTTTGCTTTCCGTTTTCTTACGGCCGTATCCGATGCACAAGAAGACCCTGCATCACCTGCCGATTTGCTGGAACTGCATAATAGCTTAAAGAACACGCCGGATCCCTTTGAAAATAATGATTCTACACAGGACGTTTTGGATAAGGAAGTCAACTCTTCAGATATATTTGACCAAAGTGCTGATAGCAGTGAAAAAAAATGGCCGGAGTAG
- a CDS encoding DUF1810 domain-containing protein has product MNLKEGIERYLSAQENAYEQALDEIKKGKKQSHWMWFIFPQLRGLGFTEYNIYYGIKNLKEAGLYLNHPILGRRLVEITHAMLQIENKTALEILGRPDERKLKSCMTLFSLLPQAPEYFVKVLEKYYGGEKDERTLQLIKHSTC; this is encoded by the coding sequence ATGAATTTAAAGGAAGGTATTGAGCGCTATTTATCTGCACAGGAAAATGCTTATGAGCAGGCTTTGGATGAAATAAAAAAAGGAAAGAAGCAAAGCCATTGGATGTGGTTCATTTTTCCGCAGTTAAGAGGATTGGGTTTTACGGAATACAATATTTATTACGGCATTAAAAACCTGAAAGAAGCTGGGCTGTATCTTAACCATCCGATATTGGGTAGACGCCTTGTGGAAATTACCCATGCCATGCTTCAAATCGAAAATAAAACGGCGCTGGAAATCCTTGGCAGACCAGATGAGAGAAAACTGAAATCCTGTATGACCCTGTTCAGTCTGCTGCCGCAAGCGCCTGAATATTTTGTGAAGGTGCTTGAAAAATATTACGGAGGAGAGAAGGACGAAAGAACCCTGCAGCTTATAAAACACTCCACCTGCTAA
- the mobC gene encoding conjugal transfer protein MobC: MQTGENEQALRKILDMTRLKGIAVLLIHFYFYCFHSFRQWNLTPDFAQRILENIYRTGLLDSFHKSKFFALGLLTISLMGARGRKDEKLHFRTAFYYISLGLLFYFGSYTAFKIFADAEVCSAVYIFLCSFGYLMILSGGTLLSRIIRRRLSSSDIFNKENETFPQEERLIENEYSVNLPARYHLKDKVRKSWINVINPFRGILVPGTPGSGKSYFVIRHVITQHIAKGFSMFIYDFKFDDLTIIAYNAWLKFRHLYAVEPKFYIINFDDLSRTHRCNPLDPEAMADITDAAESARTILMGLNREWIKKQGDFFVESPINFLTAVIWYLKKYSNGEFCTLPHVIEMIQTDYEELFTLLRTEKEIEVLINPFVSAFLNEAVDQLEGQIASAKISLAKLSSPQLYYVLSGSDFTLDINNPCDPKIVSMGNNPQKIQTYGAVLSLFVSRLIKQVNQKGKLKSSLIFDEFPTIYLNNIDSLIATARSNKVSTCLGIQDFSQLRKDYGREQADVIINIVGNIVSGQVSGDTAKQLSERFGKIMQDRESLSINSSDTSISRSRQLESAVPPSKISTLSSGEFVGMTADNPDCRIELKTFHCEIINDHEKIKKETDNYKEIPVIRTIDNVMVQKNYLQIKIEIQEIIHSEMERIIKSPALSSLVLKKEK; encoded by the coding sequence ATGCAGACAGGAGAAAATGAACAGGCGCTTAGAAAAATTTTAGACATGACTAGACTGAAGGGAATCGCAGTTCTGCTCATCCATTTTTATTTTTACTGCTTCCATTCTTTCAGGCAGTGGAATCTTACTCCGGATTTTGCCCAGCGGATCTTGGAAAATATTTATCGCACAGGCCTTCTGGACAGCTTTCATAAATCCAAGTTTTTTGCCTTGGGACTGCTGACTATTTCCCTTATGGGAGCCAGAGGAAGAAAAGATGAAAAACTGCATTTTAGAACTGCTTTTTACTATATCTCGCTGGGGCTGCTGTTTTACTTTGGATCTTACACCGCATTTAAAATATTTGCGGATGCCGAAGTCTGTTCCGCAGTGTATATTTTCTTGTGTTCTTTTGGCTATCTGATGATTCTTTCGGGTGGCACGCTCCTGTCTCGCATAATCCGAAGAAGACTCAGTTCGTCTGACATTTTCAATAAGGAAAATGAAACTTTCCCGCAGGAAGAAAGGCTAATTGAAAATGAATATTCGGTCAACCTTCCCGCCCGCTATCACCTCAAAGATAAAGTGCGCAAAAGCTGGATTAACGTCATCAATCCCTTCCGTGGCATTCTGGTTCCGGGAACGCCGGGTTCGGGAAAATCATACTTTGTAATCCGCCATGTAATCACCCAGCACATTGCCAAGGGATTTTCTATGTTCATATACGATTTTAAGTTCGACGACCTCACCATTATCGCCTATAATGCCTGGCTCAAATTCCGGCATCTTTATGCCGTGGAGCCAAAATTTTACATCATAAATTTTGATGACCTCTCGCGAACCCACCGCTGCAATCCCCTTGATCCTGAAGCAATGGCAGACATTACCGATGCCGCCGAATCGGCGCGCACAATCCTTATGGGGCTAAACCGAGAATGGATCAAAAAGCAGGGAGATTTCTTTGTGGAATCTCCCATAAATTTTCTCACAGCGGTCATCTGGTATCTGAAAAAATACAGCAATGGTGAGTTCTGCACCCTGCCGCATGTAATTGAAATGATCCAGACTGATTATGAGGAGCTTTTTACGCTTCTGAGAACCGAAAAAGAGATCGAAGTGCTGATCAATCCCTTTGTCAGTGCATTCCTGAACGAGGCAGTAGACCAGCTGGAGGGGCAGATAGCTTCTGCAAAAATCTCACTGGCTAAACTCTCCTCCCCACAGCTCTATTATGTATTGTCGGGCAGTGATTTTACACTCGACATTAATAATCCCTGTGACCCTAAAATTGTTTCCATGGGAAATAATCCGCAGAAAATACAGACCTACGGTGCGGTGCTTTCCCTATTTGTCAGCCGTCTTATCAAACAGGTAAACCAGAAGGGAAAACTAAAAAGCAGTTTGATTTTTGATGAGTTCCCGACCATCTACCTCAACAATATCGACAGCCTGATTGCAACGGCAAGAAGCAATAAGGTGAGCACCTGTCTTGGCATTCAGGATTTCAGCCAGCTCCGCAAAGACTATGGACGCGAGCAGGCCGACGTGATCATTAACATCGTTGGGAATATAGTATCAGGACAGGTCAGTGGCGATACGGCAAAACAGCTTTCAGAACGTTTCGGAAAAATAATGCAGGACCGTGAAAGTCTTTCGATAAATAGCAGCGATACCTCCATCAGCCGTTCAAGACAGCTCGAATCGGCAGTGCCTCCTTCAAAGATTTCTACGCTGAGTTCGGGGGAGTTTGTTGGCATGACAGCAGATAACCCGGACTGTCGAATTGAGCTTAAAACCTTTCATTGCGAGATCATTAATGACCATGAAAAAATAAAAAAAGAGACCGATAATTATAAAGAGATTCCCGTCATTCGCACAATTGATAATGTAATGGTCCAGAAAAATTATCTACAGATTAAAATCGAAATTCAGGAAATAATCCACAGTGAAATGGAAAGGATAATCAAAAGTCCGGCACTTTCATCTTTGGTTCTCAAAAAAGAAAAATAG
- a CDS encoding relaxase/mobilization nuclease domain-containing protein has translation MVAVINTGRSIRGIFIYNENKVSEGKAVCIGEGNYPMDIEKMSENFKLGVFLKQLQLNDNVKRSAVHISLNFDRSDTDLSKEKLMQIASSYMDMIGFGSQPYLVYQHHDAGHPHIHIASINVTADGSRINMHNIGRNQSETARKELEIAFNLVRADSRKKQDPREIHAIDAEKIKYGAIDSKRAVSSVLNAVIPHYKYTTLGELNAVLNLYNVRAERGKENSKMFQNKGLVYQILDENKKTVGIPIKASSFYSKPTLSQLEINFAASKTSRVVNMKRTRNALDLLLLKYPSITLSQLEARLANQGITAVVRKNENGLIYGMTYIDHNSRCVFNGSSLGPAYAAKGLLERIGGSSEFGKQSAVLERPLSQQNSFISAAEVQRIIDEVLYAGSPSDYVPNQLKKKRKKSRRKGQSNNH, from the coding sequence TTGAAAAAATGTCAGAAAATTTTAAGCTTGGAGTCTTTTTAAAACAGCTTCAGCTCAATGATAATGTAAAACGCTCCGCAGTGCATATATCACTGAATTTTGACCGCTCTGATACGGATTTATCAAAAGAAAAACTCATGCAGATTGCTTCTTCCTATATGGACATGATTGGATTCGGATCGCAGCCTTATTTGGTCTACCAGCATCACGATGCGGGACATCCGCACATCCATATTGCTTCGATAAATGTTACGGCAGACGGATCAAGGATCAACATGCATAACATTGGAAGAAACCAATCCGAAACAGCTCGGAAAGAATTAGAGATTGCTTTTAATCTGGTACGCGCAGATTCAAGAAAAAAACAGGATCCAAGGGAAATTCATGCCATCGATGCTGAAAAAATAAAATACGGTGCAATAGATTCCAAAAGAGCCGTCAGCAGTGTACTAAATGCAGTCATTCCTCATTACAAATACACCACGCTGGGTGAGCTCAACGCAGTATTAAACCTGTATAATGTAAGAGCAGAAAGGGGAAAGGAAAATTCAAAAATGTTTCAGAATAAAGGGTTGGTCTACCAGATTCTGGATGAGAATAAAAAGACTGTAGGGATTCCAATAAAAGCCAGCAGCTTTTATTCCAAGCCTACCCTTTCCCAGCTTGAAATTAATTTTGCTGCGTCCAAAACTTCGCGTGTGGTAAACATGAAAAGAACGCGAAATGCCTTGGATTTGCTGCTTTTGAAATATCCTTCCATTACGCTTTCCCAGCTTGAAGCGCGGCTCGCTAATCAAGGCATCACGGCTGTAGTTAGAAAAAATGAAAACGGTTTAATCTACGGCATGACCTACATAGATCATAACAGCAGATGCGTATTCAACGGAAGCAGTCTCGGACCAGCTTATGCAGCCAAAGGGCTCCTTGAGCGTATTGGCGGATCTTCTGAATTTGGAAAACAGTCGGCTGTTTTGGAAAGACCACTGAGCCAGCAAAATTCTTTTATTTCCGCAGCTGAAGTCCAGCGGATAATCGATGAAGTTCTTTACGCAGGATCGCCTTCTGACTACGTTCCCAATCAGCTTAAGAAGAAACGGAAAAAAAGCAGGAGAAAAGGACAATCTAACAATCATTAA